The proteins below come from a single Mangifera indica cultivar Alphonso chromosome 16, CATAS_Mindica_2.1, whole genome shotgun sequence genomic window:
- the LOC123199305 gene encoding LOW QUALITY PROTEIN: 3-hydroxy-3-methylglutaryl-coenzyme A reductase 1-like (The sequence of the model RefSeq protein was modified relative to this genomic sequence to represent the inferred CDS: inserted 1 base in 1 codon) codes for MDINLPRSPNTKTSASDAHHPPEDVKFKRASDALPLPLYLTNGIFFILFLSVAYFLLHRWRDKIHTSTPLHVLSLSEISALFCLVASVIYLLAFFGIDFVQSFISRPASHEDHAWLVDDHQTNNIDDEQYVLEEDSRPPGPCPASFDSSQVGPHHHPCIAPITISSCKPXSEEDEEIIKSVVSGTIPSYSLESKLGDCKRAAAIRREALQKMTGKSLEGMPLEGFDYESILCQCCEMPVGYVQIPVGVAGPLLLDEKEYTVPMATTEGCLVASTNRGCKAIYASGGATSVLLKDGMTRAPVVRFGSAKRAAELKFFMEDPLNFDTLATVFNRFSRFAKLQGIQCAVAGKNLYMRFSCSAGDAMGMNMISKSVQNVLHFLNNDFPDMDVIGISGNFCSDKKLAAVNWIEGRGKSVVCEAIIKEEVVKKVLKTNVGALVDLNMLKNLTGSAVAGALGGFNAHASNIVSAIYIATGQDPAQNVESSHCITMMEPINDGKDLHISVTMPSVEVGTVGGGTQLASQSACLNLLGVKGANKDKPGSNSRVLASIVAGSVLAGELSLMSAIAAGQLVKSHMKYNRSSKDITNISS; via the exons ATGGACATCAACCTTCCCCGCTCACCTAACACCAAGACTTCAGCCTCTGATGCCCACCACCCACCTGAGGACGTCAAATTCAAGCGTGCCTCCGACGCATTGCCACTTCCTCTTTATTTAACCAACGGAATCTTCTTCATCCTATTCCTCTCTGTTGCTTACTTTCTTCTCCATAGATGGCGTGACAAGATTCATACTTCAACTCCTCTCCATGTCTTGTCCCTCTCCGAGATCTCTGCCTTGTTTTGCTTGGTTGCTTCTGTCATCTACCTTCTTGCTTTCTTTGGCATTGATTTCGTTCAGTCCTTTATTTCCCGCCCCGCTTCACATGAAGACCATGCTTGGCTTGTTGATGATCATCAAACTAATAATATTGATGATGAACAATATGTTCTCGAGGAAGACAGTCGTCCACCTGGACCTTGTCCAGCTTCCTTCGACTCCTCTCAGGTGGGTCCTCATCATCACCCCTGTATAGCACCCATTACAATTTCTAGTTGCAAAC TATCCgaggaagatgaagagattATCAAATCGGTAGTATCCGGGACTATTCCTTCATACTCTCTAGAGTCAAAGCTTGGAGATTGTAAAAGAGCTGCAGCCATCAGACGCGAGGCTTTGCAGAAAATGACAGGGAAGTCTTTGGAGGGAATGCCTTTAGAAGGTTTTGATTATGAGTCGATATTATGTCAGTGTTGTGAGATGCCAGTTGGGTACGTTCAGATCCCAGTGGGAGTAGCCGGCCCTTTGTTGCTGGATGAAAAGGAGTATACTGTGCCAATGGCCACCACTGAGGGGTGTTTGGTGGCCAGTACGAACAGAGGATGCAAAGCTATTTACGCTTCAGGAGGAGCGACTTCAGTGTTGCTCAAAGATGGAATGACCAGAGCTCCTGTTGTAAGATTTGGTTCTGCCAAAAGAGCTGCTGAGTTGAAGTTCTTCATGGAGGATCCACTCAATTTTGACACTCTTGCTACTGTTTTCAACAG ATTCAGCAGATTTGCAAAATTACAAGGGATTCAATGCGCAGTAGCAGGAAAGAATCTGTATATGAGGTTCAGCTGCAGCGCAGGAGATGCCATGGGAATGAACATGATCTCAAAAAGCGTCCAAAATGTCCTTCATTTCCTAAACAATGATTTTCCTGACATGGATGTGATTGGCATCTCTG GAAACTTTTGTTCGGACAAGAAACTTGCAGCTGTAAACTGGATAGAAGGGCGAGGAAAGTCAGTAGTATGTGAGGCAATTATAAAAGAAGAAGTGGTGAAGAAAGTACTGAAGACAAATGTGGGTGCTTTAGTGGACCTTAACATGCTTAAAAACCTAACAGGATCAGCAGTGGCTGGGGCTCTAGGTGGGTTCAACGCCCATGCCAGCAATATAGTCTCTGCAATCTATATAGCAACTGGGCAGGATCCTGCTCAGAATGTGGAAAGCTCTCACTGCATCACCATGATGGAACCTATAAATGATGGCAAGGACCTTCATATCTCTGTCACCATGCCTTCAGTTGAG gTAGGTACAGTTGGAGGTGGTACCCAACTAGCATCTCAGTCAGCCTGCCTGAACCTACTTGGTGTAAAGGGTGCTAACAAAGATAAACCAGGTTCAAATTCAAGGGTGTTGGCGAGCATAGTAGCTGGTTCAGTTCTGGCAGGGGAGCTATCTCTAATGTCAGCTATTGCAGCTGGGCAGCTGGTGAAGAGTCACATGAAATACAACAGATCTAGTAAAGATATCACTAATATTTCATCCTAG
- the LOC123199485 gene encoding serine/threonine-protein phosphatase 7 isoform X2: MSSESPSDFGEYSSNPPPLDLSTAATVDCSNTNGNTSPSSQQAHIPLAWPQDGKLSIEWIEHLMFTFDWSSKNLPPSDFPSVLPVDVFDTLVLTASKILHKEPNCVRIDALQPESSVVVVGDVHGQLHDVLFLLRDADFPCENRVFVFNGDYVDRGAWGLETFLLLLAWKVFLPHRVYLLRGNHESKYCTSVYGFEKEVLAKYGDKGKHVYRKCLGCFEGLPLASIIAGNVYTAHGGLFRSVSIPSSKRSKGKKNRRITLRPEDNSLTLGSFEELSKARRSVLDPPWEGLNLIPGDVLWSDPSMKYGLSPNKERGIGLLWGPDCTEDFLKKFDLKF, encoded by the exons atgtcCTCTGAGTCGCCGTCGGATTTCGGGGAATATTCTTCCAATCCGCCTCCGCTCGATTTATCCACCGCTGCCACTGTCGATTGCTCTAATACAAACGGAAACACTTCTCCGTCGTCCCAGCAAGCCCATATCCCTCTCGCCTGGCCTCAAGATGGAAAGCTATCAATTGAATGGATCGAGCATCTCATGTTCACCTTCGATTGGTCGTCTAAAAATCTTCCTCCTTCTGATTTTCCCTCCGTTTTACCTGTTGATGTGTTTGACACCTTGGTCCTCACTGCTTCCAAGATTCTTCATAAAGAGCCTAATTGTGTGAGAATCGACGCTCTTCAACCCGAATCAAGTGTTGTTGTTGTGGGTGATGTTCATGGGCAATTGCATGACGTCCTTTTTCTTCTCAGAGATGCTGACTTTCCTTGTGAAAATCGCGTCTTTGTCTTCAACGGTGATTACGTGGACAGAGGCGCTTGGGGTCTCGAAACCTTCTTGTTATTGTTGGCTTGGAAG GTTTTTTTGCCACATAGAGTGTATCTACTTAGAGGAAATCATGAATCTAAATACTGCACATCTGTCTATGGCTTTGAGAAGGAAGTTTTAGCTAAGTATGGTGATAAAGGAAAACATGTATACCGGAAATGTTTGGGATGCTTTGAAGGGCTTCCTTTGGCCTCTATAATAGCAGGAAATGTTTATACAGCCCACGGGGGGCTTTTTCGCAGTGTTTCTATTCCTTCATCGAAGAGATCAAAAGGAAAGAAGAACCGCCGGATAACTCTTAGACCCGAGGACAATTCTTTAACTCTTGGTTCATTTGAGGAATTATCTAAAGCTCGGAGATCAGTTCTTGATCCTCCATGGGAAGGTTTGAACTTGATTCCTGGTGATGTACTATGGTCAGATCCTTCAATGAAATATGGTCTTTCACCAAATAAGGAGAGAGGCATCGGCCTATTGTGGGGACCCGATTGCACTGAGGACTTCTTGAAAAAGTTTGACTTGAAG TTCTAA
- the LOC123199788 gene encoding thioredoxin reductase 1, mitochondrial-like has product MTYAAEPTKLKSLFTKARTFLRLATTTSAAATAAASLSSAATTSSAMDDQSSSLKTKVCIIGSGPAAHTAAIYAARAELKPILFEGWMANNIAPGGQLTTTTDVENFPGFPDGILGMELMDRCRNQSLRFGTEVLTKTVTKVDFKSFPFKVFTDSQSVLADSVIVATGAVAKKLKFTGSGDGPGGFWNRGISACAVCDGAAPIFRNKPLAVIGGGDSAMEEANFLTKYGSKVYIIHRRDAFRASKIMQNRALTNPKIDVIWNSVVEEAYGDGEKGVLGGLKLKNVVTGQVSDLKVSGLFFAIGHEPATKFLDGQLELDSDGYVVTKPGTTQTSIRGVFAAGDVQDKKYRQAITAAGTGCMAALEAEHYLQEIGSQKGKSEP; this is encoded by the exons ATGACCTATGCTGCAGAGCCCACCAAACTCAAATCGCTCTTTACTAAAGCTCGTACTTTTCTACGACTCGCAACAACCACCTCTGCCGCCGCCACAGCCGCTGCATCTCTTTCCTCTGCCGCCACCACCTCCTCTGCCATGGACGATCAATCATCAAGCCTCAAGACCAAAGTTTGCATTATTGGTAGTGGCCCTGCCGCCCATACCGCTGCCATTTACGCTGCCAGAGCTGAACTCAAACCCATCCTCTTTGAAGGATGGATGGCCAATAATATTGCGCCAGGTGGACAGCTCACCACCACTACTGACGTTGAAAACTTCCCTGGATTTCCTGATGGCATTCTCGGCATGGAATTAATGGACCGCTGTCGCAATCAGTCTCTCCGTTTTGGTACTGAGGTTTTAACCAAAACCGTCACCAAAGTGGATTTTAAGTCCTTCCCGTTTAAAGTCTTTACAGATTCCCAGTCTGTTTTGGCTGATTCTGTGATTGTTGCTACTGGTGCCGTCGccaaaaagttaaaattcaCCGGTTCAGGAGATGGGCCTGGAGGGTTTTGGAATCGGGGAATTTCAGCGTGTGCGGTTTGTGATGGAGCAGCTCCCATATTTCGAAACAAACCATTGGCCGTGATTGGAGGCGGGGATTCAGCCATGGAAGAAGCAAACTTTTTGACCAAGTATGGatcaaaagtttatataattcataGGAGGGATGCTTTTAGGGCTTCTAAGATTATGCAGAACAGGGCGCTTACAAACCCTAAGATTGATGTAATTTGGAATTCTGTGGTGGAGGAGGCTTATGGAGATGGAGAGAAGGGAGTATTGGGGGGATTGAAGTTAAAGAATGTGGTGACTGGACAAGTTTCTGATTTGAAGGTATCTGGTTTGTTCTTTGCCATTGGACATGAACCTGCTACCAAGTTCTTGGACGGCCAATTGGAGCTTGATTCGGATGGCTATGTTGTCACTAAACCAGGAACCACACAGACCAGTATACGTGGGGTTTTTGCTGCAGGAGATGTTCAGGATAAGAAGTACAGGCAGGCTATTACGGCTGCAGGCACTG GGTGCATGGCAGCCTTGGAGGCCGAACATTACTTGCAAGAGATAGGATCGCAGAAGGGTAAGAGTGAGCCTTGA
- the LOC123199485 gene encoding serine/threonine-protein phosphatase 7 isoform X1 — protein sequence MSSESPSDFGEYSSNPPPLDLSTAATVDCSNTNGNTSPSSQQAHIPLAWPQDGKLSIEWIEHLMFTFDWSSKNLPPSDFPSVLPVDVFDTLVLTASKILHKEPNCVRIDALQPESSVVVVGDVHGQLHDVLFLLRDADFPCENRVFVFNGDYVDRGAWGLETFLLLLAWKVFLPHRVYLLRGNHESKYCTSVYGFEKEVLAKYGDKGKHVYRKCLGCFEGLPLASIIAGNVYTAHGGLFRSVSIPSSKRSKGKKNRRITLRPEDNSLTLGSFEELSKARRSVLDPPWEGLNLIPGDVLWSDPSMKYGLSPNKERGIGLLWGPDCTEDFLKKFDLKLIIRSHEGPDAREKRPGLAGMDNGYTIDHEVGSGKLITLFSAPDYPQFQATEERYRNKAAYIVLGPPNFDDPDFHIFEAVTPRPEVKPYYDFEDVIDSDEELDLASMKTTA from the exons atgtcCTCTGAGTCGCCGTCGGATTTCGGGGAATATTCTTCCAATCCGCCTCCGCTCGATTTATCCACCGCTGCCACTGTCGATTGCTCTAATACAAACGGAAACACTTCTCCGTCGTCCCAGCAAGCCCATATCCCTCTCGCCTGGCCTCAAGATGGAAAGCTATCAATTGAATGGATCGAGCATCTCATGTTCACCTTCGATTGGTCGTCTAAAAATCTTCCTCCTTCTGATTTTCCCTCCGTTTTACCTGTTGATGTGTTTGACACCTTGGTCCTCACTGCTTCCAAGATTCTTCATAAAGAGCCTAATTGTGTGAGAATCGACGCTCTTCAACCCGAATCAAGTGTTGTTGTTGTGGGTGATGTTCATGGGCAATTGCATGACGTCCTTTTTCTTCTCAGAGATGCTGACTTTCCTTGTGAAAATCGCGTCTTTGTCTTCAACGGTGATTACGTGGACAGAGGCGCTTGGGGTCTCGAAACCTTCTTGTTATTGTTGGCTTGGAAG GTTTTTTTGCCACATAGAGTGTATCTACTTAGAGGAAATCATGAATCTAAATACTGCACATCTGTCTATGGCTTTGAGAAGGAAGTTTTAGCTAAGTATGGTGATAAAGGAAAACATGTATACCGGAAATGTTTGGGATGCTTTGAAGGGCTTCCTTTGGCCTCTATAATAGCAGGAAATGTTTATACAGCCCACGGGGGGCTTTTTCGCAGTGTTTCTATTCCTTCATCGAAGAGATCAAAAGGAAAGAAGAACCGCCGGATAACTCTTAGACCCGAGGACAATTCTTTAACTCTTGGTTCATTTGAGGAATTATCTAAAGCTCGGAGATCAGTTCTTGATCCTCCATGGGAAGGTTTGAACTTGATTCCTGGTGATGTACTATGGTCAGATCCTTCAATGAAATATGGTCTTTCACCAAATAAGGAGAGAGGCATCGGCCTATTGTGGGGACCCGATTGCACTGAGGACTTCTTGAAAAAGTTTGACTTGAAG TTAATTATCAGATCGCATGAAGGTCCAGATGCTAGAGAAAAGAGGCCTGGTTTAGCAGGAATGGATAATGGATACACCATAGATCATGAAGTTGGATCAGGGAAGTTGATTACTCTGTTTAGTGCTCCAGACTATCCACAATTTCAG GCAACAGAAGAAAGGTATAGAAACAAAGCGGCATATATCGTTTTGGGTCCTCCTAACTTTGATGATCCAGATTTCCATATTTTTGAAGCAGTCACTCCGAGACCAGAG GTGAAACCATACTATGATTTTGAAGATGTCATTGATTCTGATGAGGAGTTGGATTTGGCATCAATGAAGACCACTGCATAA